The following DNA comes from Alienimonas californiensis.
CAGCGACGAGACCTGCCCGCTGCGGCAGGTCGCCCAGCTCCAGCTGCGGCGTCGGGCCTGCCGAGCGGACTTAAGCACGCGGTCGTCAGCGACTTCCATCTGAATTGATGACGCCCAGTACAGCAGTCTGGAGGCGACGATCCTGTCCCGCTTCCCGCTGACCGCGCCGTGAGATCTGGCCCCGAGCCGGACAGGGCGAGCGAACGCATCAAAGACCGCACGTCCCCTTCCTCAGCTCGCCTGAAAAGGCTGGCGGCGGACCGGTTCGGGTTTGGCAGGTCTCTCTTGAAAACGTCGCGGACGACCCTTTCTGCGGGGAGAAACGCGGCCGGCCGGCGGTCTCCGCGATCGACACGCCCAGCAGGCGCCGGGCGAGCGATCCATTCGTCCGCCGGTTTTCATTCGCTAGGCTCAATCCCGCAGGTTGCTTAAATCGCCGCTGGAGCCGACCGGCTTCGCAAACGCCGCCGGGGGGCGACGGCGAGATCGACGCGCGCCTCCTCGAGAATTCCGTCAGATTCACCTGCTCCGCCGCGAGCTCTCTGGTTCGGCATCCGACGGCTTGCCGGGGGCTTCGCGGGCGTCCCGGAGCACCGCGCGCCGAGCGAGGTCGTAGGTCGAACCCGCAGGCAAGGCCGTGTAGTCCGGGTCGCCTGCCGCCCGTTCGGCCCCCGCGTCGTAGAAGAACGCCCGACCCCGGCCGGACGCCTCGGCGACGGATCCCCGGACCTCGATCGCGGTCGCCTCGTCCAGGCCGACGCCCAGCAACTGGGGATAGACGGCGATCAGCCGGGTCATGTCCCTCTGGCGACCGCGCTGGGTGAAGTGTTGATCGATCGCGACGCCCGGCAGAAACCCGAGACCGCCCCGCTCGTAGCCGGGCGCCATGATCTCCGAGTTCCCGATGGGGGTCGCCCGGGCCAGATAGCGTCCCTGAATTGAGGCGCCGGCCGACGACCCGGCGATCACGCCGCCGCGCCGCAGCACCTCTTTCATCAGTTCGTGGGCCTGCGTGCCGTAGTAAGAGTCGGAAAAGTTCCACTGCCGCCCCCCGCCGAAGAAGATGCCGGTGGCGTCCCGGAGCGGCGCCAGAAGCTCCTCGTCGCCGTTCGCATTCGCGCGGTCCTTGGTGTGGACGAACGTCGCGTGCTCGACGCCCATCCGCCGCCAGCTCGTCACGACGTCGTGCCGCTCGCCGACGGAGTCGTTCTCGGAGCACGGGACGTAGACGAGGCGGGCCCTGCCGACGCCGCCGGCGAGTTCCACGAAGCGGCTCATCAGGCCCCGCGGCGTACCCCCGCCGCCGACGATGAGCAGGGTCCCGTTCTCGACGACCGGCGGGGGCGGGGTCTCGCCGGGAAACGGGGGCAGATCCCGGTCGATCGCCATCCGCCGCCACTGCGTCAGATCGAACAGGGCGCTCTCGGGATGCCGCCGTCGGCGCTCCGTCGCTGCGGAAATTGAGAGGGAGGCCGGCTCTTCGGCGGTTCCCCTCGCCACGCAAACGGTCACGGCGCCGGGCCCGAGCGCGATCGCTTTCCGGCCCTCGAGCACGAACGCCGCTTCGTCGGCGAGACGAAGGCCGACGGACCGCGGATGTCGGGCCAGGACGTCCAGAAGTTCCCGCTCGCCGAGCGAGGCGTCCAACACGCAGTCCGGCAGGAGGTTCAGCCCTTCCGCGGTCTTCGAGGGGTCGCCGTTCGTCACGTAGCGTTCGCCGAATCGGCTGGCGGTCGAGGCGTCGGCGATCAGCGTGCCGCCGCGTCGGACGACCGCGTGAAGCGGTTCCTTAAACTCGGCCAGCCGGTCCCGATCAGCGGGCAGGTCGGCGACGAACACGCAGTCCGCCGCCGCCACGGCGGCGAGCAGTTCGGCCGACGCGTTCGCCGAGGAGCCGGCGAGATAACTCCCGTCCTCGCCGACGGCCGCCTCGAGGGCGCGACGCACTTCGGCCGAACCGGCGTCGTCTCCGCCGCCCAAGCAGAAGACGGACCGTCCGGACGCGATCCGCCGCAAGGTCGGCTGCAGAACGGCGACGTCCGAAACGCCATTGAAGACGACGATCCGTCCGTTGATCCTGAGGTCTTCGGGCCAACGGGAATAAAGATCCCCTGCGGCGGCGGCGGCCGCCGCCGCCTGGGCGTGGGCGATCGGCGGGGCGCCGCACGACAACGCCGCGACGACTGCGGCGATCACGACGCGATGCATCAGCGTGGCCTCGTCCTGGTGTCTGTGGAGTCGTCGGGCGCCGTCGCGAGACGACGCGAACGTGAGTTCGCCCGCGGCGGGAGCCGGCGGGCGGATTTACTCCGCGCCGGTTCGGACCTGAGCTTCGGACTGTTCTAATAACCTGCTCGCCTCTTCGAGCAGAAACTCGGGTCTATTGAACGGCTCGTAGCTGACGTCGTGCCAGCGGATCAACCCTTCGCCGTCGATCAGGAACGTGCCGTGCAGCGGCTTCTCCTCGAAGTCGTCGTAAACCCGGTACTTTCGAAACACCTCCAGCGTGTCGTCCGACACCAGCGGAAACGGAAACGGATCGTCGCCGTAGACCAAATGCGACATGGCGAGCGAGTCCGGCGTATCGGTACTCACGGCCAGCAGAGAGATGCCCGACTCGCGAAACTTCTCGGTCAGGGGCGCGAAGGACTGGAGCTGCTCGACGCAGTGCAGACACCCGGATCCCAGGTAGAAGATCACGACCACGGGCCGGCCTCGATAGTCGGCGAGGGAACGCTCCTTGCCGTCGACGTCGGTCAAGGTCCACGGCGACGCCGGCCCCGGCGCCCACCGAAACGGTCCGAGCGAATCCAGTGCGGGACGATCGCCGACGTCCCCCGCCGGTTCGCCCTCACGCCAGTCGCCCTCGATCTCCAACGACTCCGCGACCGGCCGCAGTCGTTCCATGATCTTCGTGTCGAGGTCCGCCGAGCGGGCCGTTCGACGCAGAACCTGGAACTGCTCCCGGGCTTCCTCCCGCACGCCCGCGGTCCACAGGGCGTCGACGAGCGCGGCGAGCGGAACCGCCTCGCGCTCGTGCTTCTTGACGTTCTCCCGGGCGCGCTTCAACGCGGCCTCGGTCATCCCGGCGGCCGACTCGGCACGGACGAGAAACTCGGCCTCGACGCCTCCCGACTTGCCGAACAGGTCCAGGGCCGCCTCGGCGTCGCCGGCGAGCACGGCTTGATGGCCGCG
Coding sequences within:
- a CDS encoding Type 1 glutamine amidotransferase-like domain-containing protein is translated as MHRVVIAAVVAALSCGAPPIAHAQAAAAAAAAGDLYSRWPEDLRINGRIVVFNGVSDVAVLQPTLRRIASGRSVFCLGGGDDAGSAEVRRALEAAVGEDGSYLAGSSANASAELLAAVAAADCVFVADLPADRDRLAEFKEPLHAVVRRGGTLIADASTASRFGERYVTNGDPSKTAEGLNLLPDCVLDASLGERELLDVLARHPRSVGLRLADEAAFVLEGRKAIALGPGAVTVCVARGTAEEPASLSISAATERRRRHPESALFDLTQWRRMAIDRDLPPFPGETPPPPVVENGTLLIVGGGGTPRGLMSRFVELAGGVGRARLVYVPCSENDSVGERHDVVTSWRRMGVEHATFVHTKDRANANGDEELLAPLRDATGIFFGGGRQWNFSDSYYGTQAHELMKEVLRRGGVIAGSSAGASIQGRYLARATPIGNSEIMAPGYERGGLGFLPGVAIDQHFTQRGRQRDMTRLIAVYPQLLGVGLDEATAIEVRGSVAEASGRGRAFFYDAGAERAAGDPDYTALPAGSTYDLARRAVLRDAREAPGKPSDAEPESSRRSR